The following are encoded together in the Kwoniella europaea PYCC6329 chromosome 1, complete sequence genome:
- a CDS encoding GTP-binding protein rhoA: MSGEIRRKLVIVGDGACGKTCLLIVFSKGMFPEVYVPTVFENYVADVEVDGKKVELALWDTAGQEDYDRLRPLSYPDSHVILICFAIDSPDSLDNVQEKWISEVLHFCQGLPIILVACKKDLRDDPKTVHDLARMNQKPVTRAEGLAVAQKIGAQGYVECSAKLGEGVKEVFQTATRHALMSKKSGRSKKGKGCVVL, translated from the exons ATGTCAGGAGAGATCAGGCGGAAGTTGGTCATTGTTG GTGATGGTGCTTGTGGTAAAACATGTCT CCTCATCGTCTTCAGCAAGGGCATGTTCCCAGAG GTCTACGTCCCCACCGTGTTCGAGAACTACGTTGCAGATGTCGAAGTAGATGGTAAGAAGGTCGAGCTAGCTCTTTGGGATACTGCTggtcaa GAAGATTACGA TCGACTCCGACCTCTGTCCTACCCCGACTCACACGTCATCCTGATCTGTTTCGCCATCGACTCTCCTGATTCTCTCGATAACGTACAAGAAAAG TGGATCTCTGAAGTCCTCCACTTCTGTCAAGGTCTTccaatcatcctcgtcgCTTGTAAGAAGGATCTCCGAGATGACCCAAAGACCGTCCACGACCTCGCTAGAATGAACCAAAAACCCGTTACCCGAGCCGAAGGTTTGGCTGTCGCTCAAAAGATTGGTGCTCAAGGTTACGTTGAATGTAGTGCCAAGCTCGGTGAAGGTGTCAAAGAAGTATTCCAAACTGCAACAAGACatgctttgatg AGCAAGAAATCAGGAAGATccaagaaaggaaaaggttGTGTCGTACTCTAA
- a CDS encoding ADP-ribosylation factor translates to MGLSISKLLNGLFGKKEMRILMVGLDAAGKTTILYKLKLGEIVTTIPTIGKYPLSRFNVETVEYKNISFTVWDVGGQDKIRPLWRHYFQNTQGIIFVVDSNDRERITEAREELQRMLSEDELRDALLLVFANKQDLPNAMNAAEITDKLGLHSLRQRSWYIQAACATSGDGLYEGLEWLSTNLKRKA, encoded by the exons atgGGTCTCTCTATCTCAAAACTCCTCAACGGCCTCTTCGGCAAGAAGGAGATGC GAATCCTTATGGTTGGTCTCGATGCTGCCGGTAAAACCACCATCTTATATAAACTCAAACTTGGTGAAATTGTCAccaccattcccaccatcGGCAAGTATCCACTTTCAC GTTTCAACGTCGAGACTGTAGAATACAAGAACATCTCATTCACTGTATGGGATGTTGGAGGACAAGACAAGATCAGACCTTTGTGGAGACATT ACTTCCAAAACACCCAAGGTATCATCTTCGTAGTAGACTCCAACGATCGAGAGCGTATCACCGAGGCTCGAGAGGAAT TACAACGGATGCTCAGTGAGGATGAGTTGAGAGACGCTTTGCTCCTCGTCTTCGCCAACAAACAA GATCTTCCCAACGCCATGAACGCTGCTGAGATCACCGACAAACTTGGTCTCCACTCTCTCCGACAACGATCATGGTACATCCAAGCGGCTTGTGCTACCTCTGGTGATGGTCTCTACGAGGGTCTTGAATGG CTCTCCACCAACCTCAAGAGAAAGGCCTAA